One genomic segment of Amycolatopsis sp. Hca4 includes these proteins:
- a CDS encoding aspartate-semialdehyde dehydrogenase: MADGLRVGVVGATGQVGAVMRKLLAEREFPVAELRYFASARSAGSKLPWRDTEITVEDASTADLSGLDIALFSAGGSTSKAQAPRFAAAGATVIDNSSAFRMDPDVPLVVSEVNPEAIKEARKGIIANPNCTTMAAMPVLKPLHDEAGLVRLVASTYQAVSGSGLAGVEELAGQVRAAAEHASLLTHDGAAIEFPKPEKYVRPIAFNVLPMAGSIVDDGELETDEEKKFRNESRKILSIPGLGVSCTCVRVPVFSGHSISVNAEFSQPLPVERATQLLAQAPGVELSEIPTPLQAAGNDPSYVGRIRVDQGVEGGRGLALFISNDNLRKGAALNAVQIAELVAQQL; encoded by the coding sequence ATGGCGGACGGGTTGCGGGTCGGGGTGGTCGGCGCGACCGGCCAGGTCGGTGCGGTGATGCGCAAGCTGCTGGCGGAGCGGGAGTTCCCGGTCGCCGAGCTGCGCTACTTCGCTTCGGCGCGCTCGGCGGGGTCGAAGCTTCCCTGGCGTGACACGGAAATCACGGTCGAGGACGCCTCGACGGCGGACCTGTCCGGTTTGGACATCGCGCTGTTCTCCGCGGGCGGGTCGACGTCGAAGGCGCAGGCGCCGCGCTTCGCCGCGGCCGGGGCCACGGTGATCGACAACTCCTCGGCGTTCCGGATGGACCCGGACGTGCCGCTGGTCGTCAGCGAGGTCAACCCCGAGGCGATCAAGGAAGCGCGCAAGGGCATCATCGCGAACCCCAACTGCACCACGATGGCCGCGATGCCGGTGCTGAAGCCGCTGCACGACGAGGCCGGGCTGGTCCGGCTGGTCGCGTCGACGTACCAGGCGGTGTCCGGCAGCGGGCTGGCCGGCGTCGAAGAGCTGGCGGGCCAAGTCCGCGCCGCGGCGGAACACGCGTCGCTGCTGACCCACGACGGCGCGGCGATCGAGTTCCCGAAGCCGGAGAAGTACGTCCGCCCGATCGCGTTCAACGTCCTCCCGATGGCCGGGTCCATTGTGGACGACGGCGAGCTGGAGACGGACGAGGAGAAGAAGTTCCGCAACGAGAGCCGCAAGATCCTGAGCATCCCGGGCCTCGGCGTCTCGTGCACCTGCGTGCGCGTGCCGGTGTTCTCGGGGCACTCGATCTCGGTGAACGCGGAGTTCTCGCAGCCGTTGCCGGTCGAGCGCGCGACGCAACTGCTGGCGCAGGCGCCGGGGGTCGAGCTGTCGGAGATCCCGACCCCGCTGCAGGCGGCGGGCAACGACCCGAGCTACGTCGGCCGCATCCGGGTCGACCAGGGCGTCGAGGGTGGGCGGGGCTTGGCGCTGTTCATCTCGAACGACAACCTGCGCAAGGGCGCGGCGCTCAACGCCGTGCAGATCGCGGAGCTGGTGGCGCAGCAGCTGTAG
- a CDS encoding YafY family protein: MKAERLVALLFTLQRRRSATAAELAAELGVSERTMHRDLAALREAGVPLWTEQGRHGGFRLVDGWRAGLDGLTAREAVALFALGVPDALAGLGLDTAGSAARAKVSAGMPAELREHAALVAGRFHLDAPGWFGSPDEPPSLAAVAQAVWSQRRVSVTYRRRDKVASRELEPLGLVLKAGVWYLVARVVPDDALRTYRVSRILSVAELDTAFERPPSFDLADWWRASSAAFEQVARPVRVRARLNRTAVRELRRVFGGEHLADTVVSLGPPDDDGWAEAELALEDGEIGLGQLVALSPGVEVVEPVELRAALAAIGAELAARNAHR, encoded by the coding sequence GTGAAAGCCGAGCGGCTGGTCGCGCTGCTGTTCACGCTGCAACGGCGGCGCAGCGCGACCGCCGCCGAGCTCGCTGCCGAGCTGGGCGTTTCGGAACGGACGATGCACCGCGACCTGGCCGCCCTGCGCGAAGCGGGTGTTCCGTTGTGGACCGAGCAGGGCCGGCACGGCGGCTTCCGGCTGGTCGACGGCTGGCGGGCCGGGCTCGACGGGCTGACCGCGCGCGAGGCCGTCGCGCTGTTCGCGCTCGGGGTGCCGGACGCGCTCGCCGGGCTGGGTCTCGACACCGCGGGCAGCGCGGCGCGGGCGAAGGTGTCCGCAGGCATGCCCGCGGAGCTGCGGGAACACGCCGCGCTGGTGGCCGGTCGGTTCCACCTGGACGCCCCGGGCTGGTTCGGCTCGCCGGACGAACCGCCGTCGCTGGCGGCCGTGGCGCAGGCGGTGTGGTCGCAACGGCGGGTCTCGGTGACGTACCGGCGCCGGGACAAGGTGGCTTCGCGGGAGCTCGAACCGCTCGGGCTCGTGCTCAAGGCGGGTGTCTGGTACCTGGTCGCCCGGGTGGTGCCGGACGACGCGCTGCGCACCTACCGCGTCTCGCGGATCCTCTCGGTGGCCGAGCTCGACACCGCGTTCGAGCGGCCGCCGTCGTTCGACCTGGCCGACTGGTGGCGGGCGTCGTCGGCGGCGTTCGAGCAGGTCGCGCGGCCGGTGCGGGTGCGCGCCCGGCTGAACCGGACCGCGGTGCGCGAGCTGCGCCGGGTCTTCGGCGGGGAGCACCTGGCGGACACGGTCGTGTCGCTGGGCCCACCGGACGACGACGGGTGGGCCGAGGCCGAGCTCGCCCTGGAGGACGGCGAGATCGGCCTCGGCCAGCTGGTCGCGCTCAGCCCGGGCGTGGAGGTCGTGGAACCGGTGGAACTGCGGGCGGCCCTCGCCGCGATCGGCGCGGAGCTGGCCGCCCGCAACGCTCACCGGTAG
- a CDS encoding aspartate kinase has protein sequence MALVVQKYGGSSLESADRIKRVAERIVATKKAGNDVVVVCSAMGDTTDELLDLAQQVNPAPPEREMDMLLTAGERISNSLVAMAIAAQGAEAWSFTGSQAGVVTTSVHGNARIIDVTPSRVTEALDQGYIALVAGFQGVAQDTKDITTLGRGGSDTTAVALAAALNADVCEIYSDVDGVYTADPRVVPDAKKLDTVTYEEMLELAASGSKILHLRSVEYARRYGVPIRVRSSYSDKPGTTVTGSIEEIPVEQALITGVAHDRSEAKITVTGVPDTTGAAARIFRVIADAEIDIDMVLQNVSSTVSGRTDITFTLSKANGAKAVKELEKVKAEIGFESVLYDDHVGKVSLVGAGMRSHPGVTATFCEALAEAGVNIEIINTSEIRISVLIRDAQLDDAVRAIHEAFELGGDEEAVVYAGSGR, from the coding sequence GTGGCCCTCGTGGTCCAGAAGTACGGCGGATCGTCGCTGGAAAGTGCCGACCGGATCAAGCGCGTGGCGGAGCGGATCGTCGCGACGAAGAAGGCGGGCAACGACGTCGTCGTCGTCTGCTCGGCGATGGGTGACACCACCGACGAGCTGCTCGACCTGGCGCAGCAGGTGAACCCGGCGCCGCCGGAGCGGGAGATGGACATGCTGCTCACCGCGGGTGAGCGCATCTCGAACTCGCTGGTCGCGATGGCGATCGCGGCCCAGGGCGCCGAGGCCTGGTCGTTCACCGGTTCGCAGGCCGGCGTCGTGACGACGTCGGTGCACGGCAACGCCCGCATCATCGACGTCACGCCCAGCCGCGTCACCGAGGCCCTCGACCAGGGCTACATCGCGCTGGTGGCCGGGTTCCAGGGCGTCGCGCAGGACACGAAGGACATCACCACGCTGGGCCGCGGCGGGTCGGACACCACCGCCGTCGCGCTGGCCGCCGCGCTGAACGCCGACGTCTGCGAGATCTACTCCGATGTGGACGGTGTGTACACCGCCGACCCGCGGGTGGTGCCGGACGCGAAGAAGCTCGACACCGTCACCTACGAAGAGATGCTCGAGCTCGCCGCGAGCGGGTCGAAGATCCTGCACCTGCGGTCGGTCGAGTACGCGCGCCGCTACGGCGTCCCGATCCGAGTCCGTTCTTCCTACAGTGACAAGCCGGGCACGACGGTGACCGGTTCTATCGAGGAGATCCCCGTGGAACAAGCCCTGATCACCGGTGTGGCGCACGACCGCTCCGAAGCCAAGATCACGGTGACCGGGGTGCCGGACACCACCGGTGCCGCGGCCCGGATCTTCCGCGTGATCGCCGACGCCGAGATCGACATCGACATGGTGCTGCAGAACGTGTCCAGCACCGTCTCCGGCCGCACCGACATCACGTTCACGCTGTCGAAGGCCAACGGCGCCAAGGCCGTCAAGGAACTGGAGAAGGTCAAGGCGGAGATCGGCTTCGAGTCGGTGCTCTACGACGACCACGTCGGCAAGGTGTCGCTGGTCGGCGCCGGGATGCGCTCGCACCCGGGTGTCACGGCGACGTTCTGCGAAGCGCTGGCCGAGGCCGGCGTCAACATCGAAATCATCAACACCTCGGAGATCCGCATCTCGGTGCTGATCCGGGACGCGCAGCTCGACGACGCCGTGCGCGCGATCCACGAGGCGTTCGAACTCGGCGGCGACGAAGAAGCCGTCGTCTACGCGGGGAGTGGTCGCTGA
- a CDS encoding DedA family protein, producing the protein MDGSTAGLLVLFVVALVPLLPTEVTILGMGISAAQGGTSLALVIAVASAGCLASDQALYALGRFGGRAALDRLSRRRKFAAGLGWLDGRLQRHPRPVLVAARWLPSGGTIGALLAGSLRWPMAEFFTASAVGVTLWTSYVALLGYAGGRVVTEPGISLLLSLAVALVLGSVITYRVRHSVKST; encoded by the coding sequence GTGGACGGATCGACGGCGGGACTGCTGGTGCTGTTCGTCGTCGCGCTCGTGCCGCTGCTGCCCACCGAGGTGACCATCCTCGGCATGGGGATCTCGGCGGCGCAGGGCGGGACGTCGCTGGCGCTGGTGATCGCCGTGGCGAGTGCCGGGTGCCTGGCGTCCGACCAGGCGCTCTACGCCCTCGGCCGGTTCGGTGGCCGGGCGGCGCTGGACCGGCTGAGCCGGCGGCGCAAGTTCGCCGCCGGCCTCGGCTGGCTCGACGGGCGGCTGCAGCGCCACCCCCGGCCGGTGCTGGTGGCCGCCCGCTGGCTGCCGTCGGGCGGGACGATCGGTGCGCTCCTCGCCGGATCGCTCCGGTGGCCGATGGCGGAGTTCTTCACGGCATCGGCCGTCGGCGTCACCCTCTGGACGTCGTACGTGGCCCTCCTCGGCTACGCCGGCGGCCGGGTGGTCACCGAACCCGGGATCAGCCTGCTGCTCTCCCTGGCCGTGGCCCTGGTCCTGGGTTCGGTGATCACCTACCGGGTGCGGCACAGCGTCAAATCGACTTGA
- a CDS encoding MFS transporter gives MFLARLPMTMNGVLMTLYIVTVLGRGYGAAGLVGGCVTLGMALGAPLLGRCFDRYGLRPVVAVCGIGTTVFWIAAPHLPFEALAVVAIAAGMLSVPAGSLARQVLATLVPIEQRRAAYSLDTISIEATFMIGPAIGIAAITTFPPTWTLPALGVLFGSTAFLIWLVDPPIREGAGKAEELGPRPPLRSWLTGRLVGTLLIAGGALFVLVGTELATLAALRANGELGVTGLVIAVMCTASITGGIVHGVVKRSLPQGVLMLLLALLVMPVGLADHPWWLLTLALIPTNLLCAPTLAATTETVTHLAPAQVRGEAMGLQDAFTRLGLAVGSPVVGFAIDHSNPEWGFVAAGLGGLAIAAAGLLRRRTPAPAPEPELAESCR, from the coding sequence ATGTTCCTGGCACGTCTGCCGATGACCATGAACGGCGTGCTGATGACGCTGTACATCGTCACCGTGCTCGGCCGGGGCTACGGCGCCGCCGGCCTGGTCGGCGGCTGCGTCACGCTCGGGATGGCGCTCGGTGCGCCGCTGCTCGGCCGCTGCTTCGACCGGTACGGGCTGCGCCCGGTCGTCGCGGTCTGCGGGATCGGCACCACGGTGTTCTGGATCGCCGCACCGCACCTGCCGTTCGAGGCGCTGGCCGTGGTCGCGATCGCGGCCGGGATGCTCTCGGTGCCGGCCGGCTCACTGGCCCGGCAGGTGCTGGCCACGCTCGTGCCGATCGAGCAGCGCCGCGCGGCCTACTCGCTCGACACCATCTCGATCGAAGCGACGTTCATGATCGGCCCGGCCATCGGCATCGCGGCCATCACGACGTTCCCGCCGACGTGGACGCTGCCCGCGCTCGGCGTGCTCTTCGGCAGCACGGCGTTCCTGATCTGGCTGGTCGACCCGCCGATCCGCGAAGGCGCGGGCAAGGCCGAGGAGCTCGGGCCCCGGCCGCCGCTGCGGAGCTGGCTCACCGGACGGCTGGTGGGGACCCTGCTGATCGCCGGTGGCGCGCTGTTCGTGCTCGTCGGCACCGAGCTGGCGACCCTGGCCGCGCTGCGCGCGAACGGTGAGCTCGGCGTGACCGGGCTGGTCATCGCGGTGATGTGCACGGCGTCCATCACCGGCGGCATCGTGCACGGCGTCGTGAAGCGGTCGCTGCCGCAGGGCGTGCTGATGCTGCTGCTCGCGCTGCTGGTGATGCCCGTCGGCCTGGCGGACCACCCGTGGTGGCTGCTGACGCTGGCGCTGATCCCGACCAACCTGCTGTGCGCGCCGACGCTGGCGGCCACGACCGAGACGGTCACCCACCTCGCCCCGGCGCAGGTCCGCGGCGAGGCGATGGGCCTGCAGGACGCGTTCACCCGGCTCGGCCTGGCGGTGGGCAGCCCGGTGGTCGGCTTCGCGATCGACCACTCGAACCCGGAGTGGGGTTTCGTGGCGGCCGGCCTCGGCGGCCTGGCGATCGCCGCGGCCGGCCTGCTGCGCCGCCGCACCCCGGCTCCCGCCCCGGAGCCGGAGCTGGCCGAAAGCTGCCGCTAG
- a CDS encoding peroxiredoxin-like family protein, translated as MTLDNALAGLNHQLRSALPPEIAEILEADRRRGATDFAEVGAKIEDFTLPAADGTPTSLGELVADGPAVLVFYRGQWCPYCNLTLRTYQQELLPELAHFGAVLAAISPQRPDAPVPDLAFPVLSDAGSTVARGLGLSYPVSAPVRDAMVTLGTDLEQVNGTWELVHPAVLVVDRDRVLRFVDVHPDFVTRTEPAAILEALKSI; from the coding sequence ATGACACTCGACAACGCCTTGGCCGGCCTCAACCACCAGCTCCGGAGCGCGCTGCCGCCCGAGATCGCCGAAATCCTCGAAGCGGACCGGCGCCGGGGCGCCACAGATTTCGCCGAGGTGGGCGCCAAGATCGAGGACTTCACGCTGCCGGCAGCCGACGGGACGCCCACGAGCCTCGGCGAACTCGTCGCCGACGGGCCGGCGGTACTCGTCTTCTACCGCGGCCAGTGGTGCCCGTACTGCAACCTGACCCTGCGCACCTACCAGCAGGAACTGCTGCCCGAGCTGGCGCACTTCGGGGCGGTGCTGGCCGCGATCAGCCCGCAGCGGCCGGACGCCCCGGTGCCGGACCTGGCGTTCCCGGTGCTTTCGGACGCCGGAAGCACGGTCGCGCGGGGGCTCGGGCTGAGCTACCCGGTGTCCGCGCCGGTGCGGGACGCGATGGTGACCCTGGGCACCGACCTCGAGCAGGTCAACGGCACCTGGGAGCTGGTCCACCCGGCGGTGCTCGTGGTCGATCGGGACCGCGTGCTCCGGTTCGTCGACGTCCACCCGGACTTCGTCACGCGGACCGAGCCGGCGGCGATCCTCGAGGCCCTCAAGTCGATTTGA
- a CDS encoding RtcB family protein: protein MYTAVEGARVPIRMWADPASVEDQAMRQLHNVANLPWVHGVAVMPDVHYGKGATVGSVIAMRDAVSPAAVGVDIGCGMSAVRTSLTASDLPDDLGKLRRGIEKAVPVGFGMHRTPVNPAKVHGVGGWDAFWKGFGELHPGVQELHDRAARQIGSLGGGNHFIEVCLEQGGADEGRVWLMLHSGSRNIGKELAERHMAVARKLPHNADLPDRDLAVFVAGTPEMAAYRRDLFWAQDYAARNRATMVALLKQAVRDELPQVTFDDAISCHHNYVAEETYDGVELLVTRKGAIRAGSGDLGIIPGSMGTGSYIVRGLGNDSSFQSASHGAGRRMSRTKAKKLFTADDLAAQTAGVECRKDSGVVDEIPAAYKDIETVIRAQTDLVEVVAHLKQVVCVKG from the coding sequence ATGTACACCGCTGTCGAGGGGGCTCGCGTCCCGATCCGGATGTGGGCGGATCCCGCGTCGGTCGAAGACCAGGCCATGCGGCAGCTGCACAACGTCGCGAACCTGCCGTGGGTGCACGGCGTCGCCGTGATGCCCGACGTCCACTACGGCAAGGGCGCCACCGTCGGCAGCGTCATCGCGATGCGTGACGCCGTCTCGCCGGCCGCGGTCGGCGTCGACATCGGGTGCGGCATGAGCGCCGTCCGGACGTCGCTCACCGCGAGCGACCTGCCCGACGACCTCGGCAAGCTGCGCCGGGGCATCGAGAAGGCCGTTCCCGTCGGTTTCGGGATGCACCGGACGCCGGTGAACCCGGCCAAGGTGCACGGTGTCGGCGGCTGGGACGCGTTCTGGAAGGGCTTCGGTGAGCTGCACCCCGGCGTCCAGGAGCTGCACGACCGGGCCGCGCGGCAGATCGGGAGCCTCGGCGGCGGTAACCACTTCATCGAGGTCTGCCTCGAACAGGGCGGTGCCGACGAAGGCCGGGTCTGGCTGATGCTGCACTCGGGTTCGCGCAACATCGGCAAGGAGCTGGCCGAGCGGCACATGGCCGTCGCGCGCAAGCTGCCGCACAACGCCGACCTGCCCGATCGCGACCTCGCGGTGTTCGTCGCGGGCACGCCGGAGATGGCTGCCTACCGCCGTGACCTGTTCTGGGCGCAGGACTACGCGGCGCGCAACCGCGCCACGATGGTCGCGCTGCTCAAGCAGGCCGTGCGCGACGAGCTCCCGCAGGTGACGTTCGACGACGCGATCTCGTGCCACCACAACTACGTCGCCGAGGAGACCTACGACGGCGTCGAGCTGCTCGTCACCCGGAAGGGCGCGATCCGCGCCGGATCGGGTGACCTCGGGATCATCCCGGGCAGCATGGGGACCGGTTCGTACATCGTCCGCGGGCTGGGCAACGACTCGTCCTTCCAGTCGGCGTCGCACGGCGCCGGCCGCCGGATGTCGCGGACCAAGGCGAAGAAGCTGTTCACCGCCGACGACCTCGCGGCGCAGACGGCAGGCGTCGAATGCCGCAAGGACTCGGGCGTGGTCGACGAGATCCCGGCGGCGTACAAGGACATCGAAACGGTGATCCGTGCGCAGACGGACCTGGTCGAGGTCGTGGCGCACCTCAAGCAGGTGGTCTGCGTCAAGGGCTGA
- the leuA gene encoding 2-isopropylmalate synthase encodes MSKIRKPSRPAPAGQPAWNTQRGTSMPVHRYRPWYDLVENIDLPDRTWPEKRIERAPLWCAVDLRDGNQALIDPMSPARKRKFFDLLVRMGYKEIEVGFPAASQTDFDFVREIIEDHAIPDDVSIQVLTQCRPELIERTFQSLEGAPRAIVHIYNSTSILQRRVVFREEREGIKKIATQAAEMVVELAAKQPDTDFRFQYSPESYTGTELSYALEVCNAVTEIWQPTPEKPVILNLPATVEMATPNVYADSIEWMSRNLARRDSVILSLHPHNDRGTGIAAAELGYQAGADRIEGCLFGNGERTGNVDLVALGMNLYSQGIDPQVDFSDMDEIKRTVEYCNQLPVGERSPWGGDLVFTAFSGSHQDAINKGLDALKDAADKAGVPVDEYPWEVPYLPIDPKDVGRTYEAVIRVNSQSGKGGVAYIMKAEHQLDLPRRLQIEFSKVIQRYTDTEGGEVDPTTMYNAFAAEYLELKTPLELVRQHVRDNGDGEYDITATVRVEGDEHEVTGRGNGPIAAFFDALSTVGYDLRLLDYSEHTLSPGDDARAASYIECAISDRVFWGIGIDPSIVTASLRAVVSAVNRANR; translated from the coding sequence ATGAGCAAGATCCGCAAACCGTCGCGTCCCGCGCCCGCCGGCCAGCCCGCCTGGAACACCCAGCGCGGCACGTCCATGCCGGTGCACCGCTACCGCCCCTGGTACGACCTGGTCGAGAACATCGACCTGCCCGACCGCACCTGGCCCGAGAAGCGCATCGAGCGCGCGCCGCTGTGGTGCGCCGTCGACCTGCGTGACGGCAACCAGGCCCTGATCGACCCGATGTCGCCGGCGCGCAAGCGCAAGTTCTTCGACCTGCTGGTCCGCATGGGCTACAAGGAGATCGAGGTCGGCTTCCCGGCGGCGTCGCAGACGGACTTCGACTTCGTCCGCGAGATCATCGAAGACCACGCGATCCCGGACGACGTCAGCATCCAGGTGCTGACCCAGTGCCGTCCCGAGCTGATCGAGCGGACCTTCCAGTCGCTCGAAGGCGCGCCGCGCGCGATCGTCCACATCTACAACTCGACCTCGATCCTGCAGCGCCGCGTCGTCTTCCGCGAGGAGCGCGAAGGCATCAAGAAGATCGCGACGCAGGCCGCGGAAATGGTCGTCGAGCTGGCTGCGAAGCAGCCCGACACCGACTTCCGGTTCCAGTACTCGCCGGAGTCCTACACCGGCACCGAGCTGTCCTACGCGCTCGAGGTCTGCAACGCCGTCACCGAGATCTGGCAGCCGACGCCGGAGAAGCCGGTGATCCTGAACCTGCCGGCGACCGTCGAGATGGCGACGCCGAACGTCTACGCCGACTCGATCGAGTGGATGAGCCGGAACCTGGCCCGCCGCGACTCGGTGATCCTGTCGCTGCACCCGCACAACGACCGCGGCACCGGCATCGCCGCCGCCGAGCTGGGCTACCAGGCCGGCGCGGACCGGATCGAGGGCTGCCTGTTCGGCAACGGCGAGCGCACCGGCAACGTCGACCTGGTCGCGCTGGGCATGAACCTCTACAGCCAGGGCATCGACCCGCAGGTCGACTTCTCCGACATGGACGAGATCAAGCGGACGGTCGAGTACTGCAACCAGCTGCCGGTCGGCGAGCGCTCGCCGTGGGGCGGCGACCTGGTTTTCACCGCGTTCTCGGGCAGCCACCAGGACGCGATCAACAAGGGTCTCGACGCGCTGAAGGACGCCGCCGACAAGGCGGGCGTACCGGTCGACGAGTATCCGTGGGAGGTCCCGTACCTGCCGATCGACCCGAAGGACGTCGGCCGCACGTACGAGGCCGTGATCCGGGTGAACTCGCAGTCCGGCAAGGGCGGCGTCGCCTACATCATGAAGGCCGAGCACCAGCTCGACCTGCCGCGTCGCCTGCAGATCGAGTTCTCGAAGGTCATCCAGCGCTACACCGACACCGAGGGCGGCGAGGTCGACCCGACCACGATGTACAACGCCTTCGCGGCCGAGTACCTGGAGCTGAAGACGCCGCTGGAGCTGGTCCGCCAGCACGTCCGCGACAACGGTGACGGCGAGTACGACATCACCGCGACCGTGCGCGTGGAGGGTGACGAGCACGAGGTCACCGGCCGCGGGAACGGCCCGATCGCGGCGTTCTTCGACGCGCTGTCGACGGTCGGGTACGACCTGCGCCTGCTGGACTACAGCGAGCACACGCTCTCGCCGGGCGACGACGCCCGCGCGGCGTCCTACATCGAGTGCGCGATCTCGGACCGCGTGTTCTGGGGCATCGGCATCGACCCGTCGATCGTCACCGCGTCGCTGCGCGCGGTCGTCTCGGCGGTGAACCGCGCCAACCGGTAA
- a CDS encoding TetR/AcrR family transcriptional regulator, with amino-acid sequence MEAQAASTPRGKRTRDAIVDAAAALMYVDGVAGTSVDKVLAASGAGKSQMYHYFKNKEQLVEAVIDRYLEQILGNQPAIFTLASWADLETWTEQLLDVHHRAGGPIACPLGNLAGEVGDNPKLAPLVDQAYRTWESHLERGLTTLQDKGELAPNADPARLAQAAMTSVHGGLLLAHLRHDLTALEDALGIALTYLRGFKP; translated from the coding sequence ATGGAGGCGCAAGCAGCTTCGACCCCGCGCGGCAAGCGGACCCGCGACGCGATCGTCGACGCCGCGGCCGCGCTGATGTACGTCGACGGCGTGGCGGGTACGAGCGTCGACAAGGTGCTCGCCGCCAGCGGGGCCGGGAAATCGCAGATGTACCACTACTTCAAGAACAAGGAACAGCTGGTCGAGGCCGTGATCGACCGGTACCTGGAGCAGATCCTCGGCAACCAGCCGGCGATCTTCACGCTGGCTTCCTGGGCCGACCTCGAGACGTGGACCGAGCAGCTGCTGGACGTCCACCACCGCGCGGGCGGCCCGATCGCCTGCCCACTGGGCAACCTCGCGGGCGAAGTGGGCGACAACCCGAAGCTCGCACCACTGGTCGACCAGGCCTACCGGACGTGGGAGTCCCACCTGGAGCGCGGGCTGACCACGTTGCAGGACAAGGGAGAGCTGGCCCCGAACGCCGACCCGGCGCGGCTGGCGCAGGCGGCGATGACGTCCGTCCACGGTGGACTGCTGCTGGCCCACCTCCGGCACGACCTCACGGCACTGGAGGACGCGCTGGGGATCGCGCTCACCTACCTGCGAGGCTTCAAGCCGTGA
- a CDS encoding nitroreductase family protein, whose translation MRKPAVTSVPIATLMAERWSPRAYDESAVVTHEQVRALLEAARWAPSFGNTQPARFLVGVRGTPSFDAILGSLNSGNQAWARRASLLLVGVMVTTNEKGEVPYAEYGLGLAAENLVLQAVELDLVAHQMAGFSPEAVRAAFSLPDDVVPKVAIAVGSVASPEVLEEDWRIEREKADRARLPLEEFAFTDSWGKPAL comes from the coding sequence GTGCGAAAGCCTGCTGTGACGAGTGTCCCGATCGCAACCCTGATGGCGGAACGGTGGAGCCCGCGGGCCTACGACGAGTCAGCCGTCGTCACCCACGAGCAGGTACGCGCGCTGCTGGAAGCGGCCCGCTGGGCGCCGTCGTTCGGCAACACGCAGCCGGCCCGCTTCCTGGTGGGCGTCCGCGGCACGCCGTCGTTCGACGCGATCCTGGGGTCGTTGAACTCGGGCAACCAGGCCTGGGCGCGCCGGGCAAGCCTGCTGCTGGTCGGCGTCATGGTGACGACGAACGAGAAGGGCGAAGTCCCGTACGCGGAGTACGGGCTCGGGCTGGCGGCGGAGAACCTCGTCCTGCAGGCGGTCGAGCTGGACCTGGTCGCCCACCAGATGGCGGGCTTCTCCCCGGAAGCCGTGCGCGCGGCGTTCTCGCTCCCCGACGACGTCGTCCCGAAGGTCGCGATCGCGGTCGGGTCGGTGGCGTCGCCGGAGGTGCTCGAGGAGGACTGGCGGATCGAGCGGGAGAAGGCCGACCGGGCGCGGCTGCCGCTCGAGGAGTTCGCCTTCACCGACTCCTGGGGCAAGCCGGCGCTATGA
- a CDS encoding SDR family oxidoreductase: MSTLSGKVALVAGGTRGASRAIAVELGRAGAFVYVTGRSTRTERSEVDRPETIEETAELVERAGGRAEAIRVDHLVPAEVEALAKRIDHLDILVDGLWGGDQHLGWGKPVWEHDLAAGLRMIRLGVDAHLITSHFLLPLLIDRPGGLVVELTDGTAEYNAKYREGTSLPFYLAKASAHLLAIGEAAELASHGATAVAFTPGYLRSEAMLEIYGVTEANWRDACERVPHFAISETPTFCGRTVVALAADPDRHRWTGQTVNSGQLAKEYGVDDVDGSRPDAWRYMTEVADAGKPADTTGYR, from the coding sequence ATGAGCACTCTTTCCGGAAAAGTCGCACTGGTGGCAGGCGGTACGCGTGGCGCGAGCCGGGCGATCGCGGTCGAACTGGGCCGCGCGGGCGCGTTCGTGTACGTCACCGGGCGCTCGACGCGCACCGAGCGGTCCGAAGTGGACCGTCCCGAAACGATCGAAGAGACCGCCGAGCTGGTCGAACGGGCGGGTGGCCGGGCGGAGGCGATCCGCGTCGACCACCTGGTGCCGGCCGAGGTCGAAGCGCTGGCCAAGCGGATCGACCACCTCGACATCCTGGTCGACGGCCTCTGGGGCGGCGACCAGCACCTGGGCTGGGGCAAGCCGGTGTGGGAGCACGACCTGGCCGCCGGCCTGCGGATGATCCGCCTCGGCGTCGACGCGCACCTGATCACCAGCCACTTCCTGCTCCCGCTGCTGATCGACCGGCCCGGTGGGCTGGTCGTCGAGCTGACCGACGGCACGGCCGAGTACAACGCGAAGTACCGCGAAGGCACTTCGCTGCCCTTCTACCTGGCGAAGGCGTCGGCGCACCTGCTGGCGATCGGCGAGGCGGCGGAACTGGCTTCGCACGGCGCGACCGCCGTCGCCTTCACCCCCGGCTACCTGCGGTCGGAGGCGATGCTCGAGATCTACGGGGTGACCGAGGCGAACTGGCGTGACGCCTGCGAGCGCGTCCCGCACTTCGCGATCTCGGAAACGCCGACGTTCTGCGGGCGCACGGTGGTGGCGCTGGCGGCGGACCCGGACCGGCACCGGTGGACCGGGCAGACGGTGAACAGCGGCCAGCTGGCGAAGGAGTACGGCGTGGACGACGTCGACGGCAGCCGGCCGGACGCTTGGCGGTACATGACGGAGGTGGCGGACGCCGGAAAGCCCGCGGACACCACCGGCTACCGGTGA